The Tigriopus californicus strain San Diego chromosome 5, Tcal_SD_v2.1, whole genome shotgun sequence genome includes a region encoding these proteins:
- the LOC131880503 gene encoding calcium-activated chloride channel regulator 1-like, producing MAFVCKVILALVLGALCSLGQSSMIQVQNGIYNRITVNVNDVVPKHLCNKVLDQLEALLTETSASLHELTESNLLFGSISVILPKSWESLDCLVGRNSLHHDLESHVSQQADIQLAEQHPIFGANPWTTQFGPCGVSGRGIDLPYPSLTRNHTVDDATSRAMLKAWIQYRWGVFEEQGFEGDTRYPSTYMEGEMELENRGCDNKADQLICPLDKYDHDVTTKQNILCNGKSIREVILASQDLNEQANEQPRETAKTIFVDNTGEKRPTLDNDQVTTIDIQDDVKPRQPTKENNSTQEDNKYFLSQDDGEREEQEEHEEMVKGGKQPFRAPIFNYVLPRPELFVLVLDRSSAASSGKILVGQKQQDEEFEETQSKWETLQQSLFQLISRLPVGAELSIITYGQEAQVNLPPTLITDTNKEGLHGRIPRRPLSHDTTSCLDCALKTAFKVMQLGSKYEGRMIVASMSLSQISAENLETIEQFAVPVYSVSLSGLQGKLEVDQLTKFGDKFVVTSPLSNQPEFLTRLSRTFTSVVRAASDVSIVSFHQDHRVPNIDNIITGNFVVEEHLRKNLRIVVTADDERDIEVFEVLSPTGRKHSFPTYEHSMAYFNLAGLNEPGIWSFSIRLYQTLVSHYPVYIEVLGEPNDDNAITLETWVHQRQDGANPEEVYVYAQVKQGDLPVLDAEVVASILRPGDKDFQPVLLQLRDMGTGYPDITQGDGIYSAYFTDFSPQSGYYQLSVSASDNSGNARTPKLSASIDADTNICCGSALPFSYTVPTGPFQRFAVGSSFLIEQTSNFYIRQGSRLVNDIFPPNRITDFWVDNYLDESLFVTLKWTAPGGDYDQGKAFRYEIRCYTSREALRDSNFADMSIPVHASLIPQPEENGSEQRCTVGVPWPNEVFYYAIVAFDEAGNRGKISNTISVFIKEDPSTLPPLHNLIESNEVDHLSQEPLQSFTENNSTQIIYIVVGSVSFVLLILIILCIIAIRKHYRIVKGFVSNSNESSRTRSIEDGDEDSSLAGTLKKIIAERSGKHFVEAKLWSSAASSPTSDYSSQKSPLPSISETLSWKYRNGLQKATSQELPGVHRIHDQKFSSIHTKIEAGDPGDKEISAKSDCGSRNGTDCSTLLYESSDNGSSSLDMSPKKDVDSLVVSQRHSFGQKACQLPGPPPRVSVMEDYSVYRDLSNLSNNQNDYFSVSQLPAELQNGGHIIAVPPYYDVNALEAQRKRHESLV from the exons ATGGCTTTCGTTTGCAAAGTGATCTTGGCCCTAGTATTGGGAGCACTGTGTTCCCTTGGACAAAGCAGCATGATCCAAGTGCAAAATGGAATCTATAATCGAATCACAGTGAACGTCAACGACGTGGTTCCCAAACATTTGTGCAATAAGGTGCTCGATCAGTTAGAG GCACTTTTGACCGAGACCTCCGCCAGCCTTCATGAGTTAACTGAAAGCAACTTGCTCTTCGGGTCCATCTCCGTGATTCTACCAAAGTCGTGGGAGTCCTTGGATTGCTTAGTGGGAAGAAACTCCCTTCACCACGACTTGGAATCTCACGTATCTCAACAAGCGGACATTCAGCTCGCCGAGCAACACCCTATTTTTGGAGCCAATCCATGGACCACCCAGTTCGGTCCATGCGGCGTGTCCGGTCGAGGCATCGATCTGCCGTACCCAAGCCTCACCCGAAACCATACTGTGGATGATGCTACATCAAGGGCCATGCTCAAAGCTTGGATCCAATATCGGTGGGGAGTGTTTGAAGAGCAGGGCTTTGAGGGCGATACACGCTATCCCTCGACCTACATGGAAGGTGAAATGGAGCTTGAAAACCGGGGATGCGACAACAAGGCTGATCAG TTGATTTGTCCGCTTGACAAGTATGACCACGACGTGACAACCAAGCAAAACATTCTTTGTAACGGCAAGAGCATTCGTGAAGTCATCCTTGCTTCCCAAGATCTGAATGAGCAAGCCAATGAACAGCCGCGGGAGACCGCCAAGACGATCTTTGTTGACAATACCGGAGAGAAGCGGCCAACCCTCGACAACGATCAAGTCACAACCATCGATATTCAAGACGACGTGAAGCCCCgacaaccaaccaaggaaAACAATTCGACTCAAGAGGACAACAAGTATTTCCTGTCCCAAGATGATGGGGAGcgggaggagcaggaggagcaTGAGGAAATGGTGAAGGGTGGAAAGCAACCATTCCGAGCCCCGATTTTCAACTACGTACTTCCACGACCTGAGTTGTTTGTTCTTGTGCTCGATCGCTCTTCGGCGGCTTCATCCGGCAAAATCCTGGTGGGTCAGAAGCAACAGGACGAAGAATTTGAAGAGACTCAGAGCAAGTGGGAGACTTTGCAACAGTCGCTTTTCCAGTTGATCTCCAGGCTTCCGGTTGGCGCCGAGTTGAGTATCATCACGTATGGGCAGGAGGCTCAGGTGAACCTTCCCCCAACTCTAATTACGGACACGAATAAAGAGGGATTACATGGTCGTATTCCTAGAAGACCCCTCAGCCATGACACCACCTCCTGTCTGGACTGCGCTCTCAAGACTGCCTTCAAAGTCATGCAATTGGGGAGCAAATATGAGGGTCGAATGATTGTGGCTTCCATGTCACTGTCTCAGATTTCCGCCGAAAACCTCGAGACCATCGAACAGTTTGCTGTCCCCGTGTACAGTGTGTCGCTCTCGGGTCTTCAGGGCAAGCTCGAAGTGGACCAACTGACCAAGTTCGGCGATAAGTTCGTGGTGACATCCCCCTTGTCAAATCAACCCGAATTCCTCACTCGTCTCTCTCGGACTTTTACCAGCGTGGTGAGAGCCGCCTCGGATGTGAGCATTGTCTCCTTTCACCAAGATCACCGAGTGCCCAACATCGATAACATCATCACCGGTAATTTTGTGGTCGAGGAACATTTGCGCAAGAATCTCAGGATTGTTGTCACGGCCGATGATGAGCGTGATATCGAAGTCTTTGAGGTGCTTAGTCCCACGGGCCGTAAGCATTCCTTTCCGACCTACGAGCACAGTATGGCTTACTTCAATTTGGCGGGCCTCAACGAGCCGGGCATTTGGAGCTTCAGCATTCGTTTGTACCAAACGTTGGTCAGCCACTACCCGGTTTACATTGAAGTCTTGGGAGAGCCCAACGATGACAACGCCATCACTTTGGAGACATGGGTTCACCAGAGGCAAGACGGAGCCAATCCCGAAGAGGTCTATGTCTACGCCCAAGTGAAACAAGGTGACTTGCCGGTTTTGGACGCGGAAGTTGTCGCCTCAATTCTTCGACCGGGTGACAAAGACTTTCAACCCGTTCTACTCCAACTGCGAGACATGGGCACTGGCTATCCCGATATCACCCAAGGCGATGGCATCTATTCGGCGTACTTCACCGACTTCTCCCCTCAATCCGGCTATTATCAGCTCTCTGTGAGTGCCAGTGATAACTCGGGCAATGCCCGAACGCCAAAACTAAGTGCATCCATCGATGCTGACACCAATATTTGCTGTGGCAGTGCACTTCCTTTCTCCTACACCGTGCCCACTGGCCCTTTTCAGCGTTTCGCTGTGGGATCCTCTTTCTTGATCGAGCAAACATCCAACTTCTACATCCGCCAGGGATCCCGTCTCGTCAACGATATCTTTCCACCGAATCGAATCACAGATTTTTGGGTCGACAACTACTTGGACGAGTCGCTCTTTGTGACCCTCAAGTGGACCGCCCCAGGGGGAGACTATGATCAGGGCAAGGCCTTTCGATACGAGATACGATGCTACACCAGTCGTGAGGCCTTGCGAGACTCTAATTTTGCGGATATGAGCATCCCCGTGCACGCCAGTCTCATTCCTCAACCCGAGGAGAATGGGTCGGAGCAGCGCTGCACAGTCGGGGTGCCATGGCCCAACGAGGTGTTCTACTATGCCATTGTTGCCTTCGACGAAGCCGGAAATCGGGGGAAAATCTCCAACACTATTTCTGTTTTCATCAAAGAAGACCCATCCACGCTTCCTCCTCTTCACAACCTGATTGAATCCAACGAGGTCGACCATCTCAGCCAGGAACCGTTACAATCGTTCACCGAAAATAACTCGACCCAAATCATCTACATTGTCGTCGGGAGCGTGTCGTTTGTGCTGCTCATCCTGATTATCCTATGCATTATTGCCATCAGGAAGCATTACCGCATCGTCAAGGGATTCGTGAGCAATTCCAACGAGAGTTCTAGGACGCGAAGTATCGAGGATGGCGATGAAGACTCAAGCTTGGCTGGAACTCTGAAGAAGATCATCGCCGAGCGCAGTGGCAAGCATTTCGTGGAGGCTAAACTTTGGTCAAGTGCAGCATCCTCCCCAACCAGTGACTACTCGAGTCAAAAGTCTCCACTTCCTTCCATCTCTGAGACGCTTTCGTGGAAGTATCGCAACGGCCTACAGAAAGCCACTTCACAAGAGCTCCCTGGAGTGCACAGAATTCATGATCAAAAGTTCAGCAGCATCCACACCAAGATCGAAGCCGGCGACCCCGGTGATAAGGAGATTAGTGCCAAGAGCGATTGTGGCTCTCGAAACGGCACGGATTGCTCGACATTGCTGTACGAATCTTCGGATAATGGCTCCTCATCTCTGGATATGAGTCCCAAGAAAGATGTCGACTCATTGGTTGTGTCTCAGCGGCATTCCTTTGGACAAAAAGCGTGTCAATTGCCCGGTCCACCGCCTCGAGTCTCGGTCATGGAGGATTACAGTGTGTACAGGGATCTGAGCAATCTGAGTAATAACCAAAACGATTATTTCAGTGTCAGCCAATTGCCCGCTGAGCTGCAGAATGGTGGCCATATCATTGCTGTGCCTCCCTACTACGATGTCAATGCTTTGGAGGCCCAGCGAAAGCGACACGAGTCCCTTGTTTGA